A genomic segment from Paenibacillus sp. FSL K6-1096 encodes:
- the hisD gene encoding histidinol dehydrogenase translates to MKVQSSKDFKLQREVEYGTPEQNKAVREIVAAIKQEGDAALLRYTERFDGVTLTPAQLRVTQEELEEAYSRVEASFVTAIRAAADNIRAFHTRQKRNSWMDLQPDGTILGQIIRPLKRVGVYVPGGKAAYPSSVLMNVIPAQIAGVPEIVMVTPPSTGGREGIDPYILVAAAEAGVHEIYRIGGAQAVAALAFGTESIVPVDKICGPGNIFVALAKREVYGAVDIDSIAGPSEIVVLADDTAEAAYIAADLLSQAEHDEMASAILVTPSQRLAEAVAAEVERQLQALPREPIARASVENYGAIIVVDSLAEGISVVNRLAPEHLEIVAADPMGLAGAIENAGAIFLGPYSSEPVGDYFAGPNHIIPTNGTARFSSPVDVDDFIKKSSLIYYSKEALLRDGAAIMELARREGLEGHARAIELRLMNEAKGGDGNGQ, encoded by the coding sequence GTGAAGGTTCAATCCAGCAAGGATTTCAAGCTACAGCGTGAAGTGGAGTATGGCACGCCGGAGCAGAACAAGGCGGTGCGCGAGATCGTGGCAGCGATTAAGCAGGAGGGCGATGCAGCGCTGCTCCGCTACACGGAGCGCTTCGACGGGGTCACTCTGACGCCCGCGCAGCTGCGGGTGACGCAGGAGGAGCTGGAGGAGGCTTACAGCCGGGTAGAGGCGTCCTTCGTGACGGCCATCCGGGCAGCGGCCGATAATATCCGGGCCTTCCATACGCGGCAGAAGCGCAATTCCTGGATGGATCTGCAGCCGGACGGCACGATCCTCGGCCAGATCATCCGCCCGCTGAAGCGGGTGGGCGTGTATGTTCCCGGCGGCAAGGCAGCGTACCCGTCCTCGGTGCTGATGAACGTCATTCCGGCACAGATCGCCGGGGTGCCGGAGATTGTGATGGTGACACCGCCTTCGACAGGCGGCCGTGAAGGCATAGATCCTTATATTCTCGTGGCCGCCGCCGAGGCGGGCGTACACGAGATCTACCGCATCGGCGGCGCGCAGGCAGTCGCCGCCCTGGCCTTCGGCACGGAGTCAATCGTGCCGGTGGACAAGATCTGCGGGCCGGGGAACATCTTCGTGGCCCTGGCCAAGCGCGAGGTCTACGGCGCGGTCGACATCGACAGCATCGCCGGACCGAGCGAGATCGTCGTGCTCGCCGACGATACCGCCGAGGCCGCCTACATCGCGGCCGACCTGCTCTCGCAGGCCGAGCACGACGAGATGGCGTCGGCGATCCTCGTGACGCCGTCGCAGCGTCTCGCGGAGGCGGTGGCTGCCGAGGTGGAGCGGCAGCTTCAGGCGTTGCCGCGCGAGCCAATCGCGCGGGCCTCGGTGGAGAACTACGGCGCGATCATCGTCGTAGACTCACTGGCGGAGGGCATCTCCGTGGTGAACCGGCTGGCGCCGGAGCATCTGGAGATTGTGGCAGCGGACCCGATGGGGCTGGCCGGCGCGATTGAGAACGCCGGGGCGATCTTCCTGGGTCCGTACAGCTCGGAGCCGGTCGGCGACTACTTCGCCGGACCGAACCACATTATCCCGACGAACGGAACCGCCCGGTTCTCTTCGCCGGTGGATGTAGATGACTTCATCAAGAAGTCCAGTCTGATCTACTACAGCAAGGAAGCGCTGCTGCGGGATGGAGCAGCCATTATGGAGCTGGCCCGGCGCGAGGGGCTGGAAGGCCATGCCCGGGCGATTGAGCTCCGGCTGATGAACGAAGCGAAAGGTGGAGACGGAAATGGACAATAA
- the hisB gene encoding imidazoleglycerol-phosphate dehydratase HisB, which produces MDNNNEQALRKAGLSRTTNETDIKLSLAVDGSGVSELETDVPFLNHMLDLFTKHGQFDLAVQARGDIDIDDHHTVEDIGICLGQALREALGDKKGIKRYASVFVPMDEALAQVVIDISNRPHFEYRAEYPSQQVGSFSTELVHEFLWKFALEARITLHVIVHYGANTHHMIEAVFKALGRALDEATQVDPRVKGVPSTKGVL; this is translated from the coding sequence ATGGACAATAATAACGAACAGGCGCTGCGCAAGGCCGGACTGAGCCGGACAACCAACGAAACGGATATTAAGCTATCCTTGGCTGTAGACGGCAGCGGGGTGTCCGAGCTGGAGACCGATGTGCCGTTCCTGAATCATATGCTGGATCTGTTCACGAAGCATGGACAGTTCGACCTTGCCGTGCAGGCACGCGGAGATATTGATATTGATGACCACCATACCGTGGAGGACATCGGCATCTGTCTCGGACAGGCGCTGCGGGAGGCGCTGGGCGACAAAAAAGGCATTAAACGTTACGCAAGTGTCTTCGTCCCGATGGATGAGGCACTGGCCCAGGTTGTGATTGATATCAGCAACCGCCCGCATTTTGAATACCGGGCGGAGTATCCTTCGCAGCAGGTAGGCAGCTTCTCGACAGAGCTGGTGCATGAATTCCTGTGGAAGTTCGCGCTGGAGGCCCGAATTACGCTGCATGTCATCGTGCATTACGGGGCGAACACCCACCACATGATTGAAGCGGTGTTCAAGGCGCTGGGCCGGGCGCTGGATGAAGCGACCCAGGTGGATCCCCGCGTGAAGGGCGTGCCTTCCACGAAGGGAGTGCTGTAG